In a genomic window of Lactuca sativa chloroplast, complete genome:
- the ndhG gene encoding NADH dehydrogenase subunit 6, with translation MDLPGLIHDFLLVFLGLGLILGGLGVVLLPNPIYSAFSLGLVFVCISLFYILSNSHFVAAAQLLIYVGAINVLIIFAVMFINGSEYSKDFHLWTVGDGITSVVCTSLFVSLITTIPDTSWYGIIWTTKANQIIEQDLISNSQQIGIHLSTDFFLPFEFISIILLVALIGAIAVARQ, from the coding sequence ATGGATTTACCTGGACTAATACATGATTTTCTTTTAGTCTTTCTGGGATTGGGTCTTATATTAGGGGGTCTGGGAGTAGTATTACTTCCCAATCCTATTTATTCTGCCTTTTCGTTGGGATTGGTTTTTGTTTGTATATCTTTATTCTATATTCTATCAAACTCCCATTTTGTAGCTGCTGCGCAGCTCCTTATTTACGTAGGAGCCATAAATGTTTTAATAATTTTTGCTGTGATGTTTATAAATGGTTCAGAATATTCCAAAGATTTCCATCTTTGGACCGTTGGAGATGGAATAACTTCGGTGGTATGTACAAGTCTTTTTGTTTCACTAATTACTACTATTCCAGATACGTCATGGTACGGAATTATTTGGACTACAAAAGCAAACCAGATTATAGAACAAGATTTGATAAGTAATAGTCAACAAATTGGGATTCATTTATCAACAGATTTTTTTCTTCCGTTTGAATTCATTTCAATAATTCTTTTAGTTGCGTTAATCGGCGCAATTGCTGTAGCTCGTCAATAA
- the psaC gene encoding photosystem I subunit VII (9 kDa protein), with product MSHSVKIYDTCIGCTQCVRACPTDVLEMIPWDGCKAKQIASAPRTEDCVGCKRCESACPTDFLSVRVYLWHETTRSMGIAY from the coding sequence ATGTCACATTCAGTAAAGATTTATGATACATGTATCGGGTGTACGCAATGTGTCCGAGCCTGTCCCACGGATGTATTAGAAATGATACCTTGGGATGGATGTAAAGCCAAACAAATAGCTTCCGCTCCAAGAACAGAGGATTGTGTCGGTTGTAAGAGATGTGAATCCGCCTGCCCAACAGATTTCTTGAGTGTTCGAGTTTATTTATGGCATGAAACAACCCGCAGCATGGGTATAGCTTATTAA
- the ndhE gene encoding NADH dehydrogenase subunit 4L, with amino-acid sequence MMLEHVLVLSAYLFSVGLYGLITSRNMVRALMCLELILNAVNLNFVTFSDFFDSRQLKGAIFSIFVIAIAAAEAAIGLAIVSSIYRNRKSTRINQSNLLNK; translated from the coding sequence ATGATGCTCGAACATGTACTTGTTTTGAGTGCCTATTTATTTTCTGTCGGTCTATATGGATTGATTACAAGTCGAAATATGGTTAGGGCTCTTATGTGTCTTGAACTTATATTAAATGCGGTTAATCTCAATTTTGTAACATTTTCGGATTTTTTTGATAGTCGTCAATTAAAAGGAGCCATTTTCTCCATTTTTGTTATAGCTATTGCAGCTGCTGAAGCTGCTATTGGACTCGCTATTGTTTCATCAATTTATCGTAACAGAAAATCAACTCGTATAAATCAATCGAATTTGTTGAATAAGTAA
- the ndhD gene encoding NADH dehydrogenase subunit 4, producing MNKFPWLTIIVVLPIFAGSFILFLPHKGNRVIRWYTICICMLELLLTTYAFCYHFQLDDPLIQLVEDYKWINFFDFRWKLGIDGLSIGPVLLTGFITTLATLAAWPVTRDSRLFHFLMLAMYSGQIGSFSSRDLLLFFIMWELELIPVYLLLSMWGGKKRLYSATKFILYTAGGSIFLLMGVLGVGLSGSNEPTLNFETSVNQSYPVALEIIFYIGFFIAFAVKLPILPLHTWLPDTHGEAHYSTCMLLAGILLKMGAYGLIRINMELLPHAHSIFSPWLMIVGTIQIIYAASTSPGQRNLKKRIAYSSVSHMGFILIGIASITDTGLNGAILQIISHGFIGAALFFLAGTSYDRIRLVYLDQMGGVAIPMPKIFTMFSSFSMASLALPGMSGFVAEVIVFLGIITSQKYLLMPKIAITFVMAIGMILTPIYSLSMLRQMFYGYKLFNTPNAYVFDSGPRELFVSISIFLPVIGIGMYPDFVLSLSVDKVEGILSNYFYR from the coding sequence ACGAACAAATTTCCTTGGTTAACAATAATTGTAGTTTTACCAATATTTGCGGGTTCCTTTATTTTATTTCTTCCACATAAAGGAAATAGGGTCATTAGGTGGTATACTATATGTATATGCATGTTAGAACTTCTTCTAACAACCTATGCATTCTGTTATCATTTTCAATTGGACGATCCATTAATCCAACTAGTAGAGGATTATAAATGGATCAATTTTTTTGATTTCCGTTGGAAATTAGGAATAGATGGACTGTCTATAGGACCCGTTTTATTAACAGGATTTATCACTACTTTAGCTACTTTAGCAGCCTGGCCTGTTACTCGGGATTCTCGATTATTCCATTTCTTGATGTTAGCAATGTACAGTGGTCAAATAGGATCATTTTCTTCTCGGGACCTTTTACTTTTTTTCATCATGTGGGAATTAGAATTAATTCCGGTTTATCTACTTCTATCCATGTGGGGAGGAAAGAAACGTCTCTACTCAGCCACAAAATTTATTTTATACACGGCGGGAGGTTCCATTTTTCTCTTAATGGGAGTTCTGGGTGTCGGTTTATCTGGTTCTAATGAACCAACATTAAATTTTGAAACATCAGTGAATCAATCGTATCCTGTGGCTTTGGAAATAATATTCTATATTGGATTTTTTATTGCTTTTGCTGTCAAATTACCGATTCTACCCCTACATACATGGTTACCAGATACCCACGGAGAGGCACATTACAGTACTTGTATGCTTCTAGCCGGAATTTTATTAAAAATGGGAGCGTATGGATTGATTCGGATTAATATGGAATTATTACCACACGCTCATTCTATATTTTCTCCTTGGTTGATGATAGTAGGTACAATACAAATAATCTATGCAGCTTCAACATCTCCCGGCCAACGCAATTTAAAAAAAAGAATAGCCTATTCCTCCGTATCTCATATGGGTTTCATACTTATAGGAATTGCTTCTATAACCGATACGGGACTCAATGGAGCTATTTTACAAATAATCTCTCATGGGTTTATTGGTGCTGCACTTTTTTTCTTGGCAGGAACGAGTTATGATAGAATACGTCTTGTTTATCTCGACCAAATGGGCGGAGTAGCTATCCCCATGCCAAAAATATTTACGATGTTCAGTAGTTTTTCCATGGCTTCGCTTGCATTACCGGGTATGAGTGGTTTTGTTGCAGAAGTTATAGTCTTTTTAGGAATAATTACCAGCCAAAAATATCTTTTAATGCCTAAAATTGCCATCACTTTTGTAATGGCAATTGGAATGATATTAACTCCTATTTATTCATTATCTATGTTACGCCAGATGTTCTATGGATATAAGTTATTTAATACTCCAAACGCTTATGTTTTTGATTCTGGACCGCGCGAGTTATTTGTTTCGATCTCCATTTTTCTACCTGTAATAGGTATTGGTATGTATCCGGATTTTGTTCTTTCACTATCAGTTGACAAGGTTGAAGGTATTCTATCTAATTATTTTTATAGATAG
- the ndhA gene encoding NADH dehydrogenase subunit 1, with amino-acid sequence MIIDTTEVQAINSFSILESLKEVYGIIWMLIPIFTLVLGITIGVLVIVWLEREISAGIQQRIGPEYAGPLGILQALADGTKLLFKENLLPSRGDTRLFSIGPSIAVISILLSYLVIPFSYHLVLADLSIGVFLWIAISSIAPVGLLMSGYGSNNKYSFLGGLRAAAQSISYEIPLTLCVLSISLLSNSSSTVDIVEAQSKYGFWGWNLWRQPIGFLVFLISSLAECERLPFDLPEAEEELVAGYQTEYSGIKFGLFYVASYLNLLVSSLFVTVLYLGGWNLSIPYIFVPEVFEITKRGRVFGTIIGIFITLAKTYLFLFIPIATRWTLPRLRMDQLLNLGWKFLLPISLGNLLLTTCSQLISL; translated from the exons ATGATAATTGATACAACAGAAGTACAAGCTATCAATTCTTTTTCTATATTGGAATCCTTAAAAGAGGTCTATGGGATCATATGGATGCTTATTCCTATTTTTACTCTTGTATTAGGAATCACAATAGGTGTACTAGTAATTGTTTGGTTAGAAAGAGAAATATCTGCGGGTATACAACAACGTATTGGTCCTGAATACGCAGGACCTTTGGGAATTCTCCAAGCTCTAGCAGATGGTACCAAATTACTTTTCAAAGAGAATCTTCTTCCATCTAGAGGAGATACTCGTTTATTCAGTATTGGACCATCTATAGCAGTTATATCCATTTTATTAAGTTATTTAGTAATTCCTTTTAGTTATCACCTTGTTCTAGCCGATCTCAGTATCGGTGTTTTTTTATGGATTGCTATTTCAAGCATTGCTCCTGTCGGCCTTCTTATGTCAGGATATGGCTCAAATAATAAATATTCTTTTTTAGGTGGTCTACGAGCTGCTGCTCAATCAATTAGTTACGAAATACCATTAACTCTATGTGTGTTATCAATATCTCTAC TATCTAACAGTTCAAGTACAGTTGATATAGTTGAAGCGCAGTCAAAATATGGTTTTTGGGGATGGAATTTGTGGCGTCAACCTATAGGCTTTCTAGTTTTTCTAATTTCTTCCCTAGCCGAGTGTGAACGATTACCCTTTGATTTACCAGAAGCAGAAGAAGAATTAGTAGCAGGTTATCAAACCGAATATTCCGGTATAAAATTTGGTTTATTTTACGTTGCTTCATATTTAAATCTACTAGTTTCTTCATTATTTGTAACAGTTCTTTACTTGGGGGGTTGGAATCTTTCTATTCCGTACATATTTGTTCCCGAGGTTTTTGAAATTACTAAAAGGGGTAGAGTCTTTGGAACAATAATTGGTATCTTTATTACATTAGCTAAAACTTATTTGTTCTTGTTCATTCCTATCGCAACAAGATGGACTTTACCGAGACTGAGAATGGACCAATTATTAAATCTTGGATGGAAATTTCTTTTACCTATTTCTCTAGGTAATCTATTATTAACAACTTGTTCCCAACTTATTTCACTGTAA
- the ndhI gene encoding NADH dehydrogenase subunit I, translating to MFPMVTEFMNYGQQTVRAARYIGQGFMITLSHANRLPVTIQYPYEKLITSERFRGRIHFEFDKCIACEVCVRVCPIDLPVVDWKLETDIRKKRLLNYSIDFGICIFCGNCVEYCPTNCLSMTEEYELSTYDRHELNYNQIALGRLPMSVIDDYTIRTIFNLPEIKT from the coding sequence ATGTTCCCTATGGTAACTGAGTTCATGAATTATGGCCAACAAACAGTACGAGCCGCAAGGTATATTGGTCAAGGTTTCATGATTACCTTATCACACGCGAATCGTTTACCTGTAACTATTCAATACCCCTACGAAAAATTGATCACATCCGAGCGTTTCCGCGGACGAATCCACTTTGAATTTGATAAATGCATTGCTTGTGAAGTATGTGTTCGTGTATGTCCTATAGATTTGCCCGTTGTTGATTGGAAATTGGAAACTGATATTAGAAAGAAACGATTGCTTAATTACAGTATTGATTTCGGAATATGTATATTTTGTGGTAATTGCGTTGAGTATTGTCCAACAAATTGTTTATCAATGACTGAAGAATATGAACTTTCTACTTATGATCGTCACGAATTGAATTATAATCAAATTGCTTTGGGTCGTTTACCAATGTCAGTAATTGATGATTACACAATTCGAACAATTTTCAATTTGCCTGAAATAAAAACTTAA